The Mercenaria mercenaria strain notata chromosome 10, MADL_Memer_1, whole genome shotgun sequence genome contains a region encoding:
- the LOC123561393 gene encoding galactose-3-O-sulfotransferase 2-like isoform X1, giving the protein MKRAVNKKMMRLKFETVLWTVFLVMFIYLVLSFTIHVQYTQPVSTSEIFQRHKHQNLLSANDEFLRAQAEDAFNVIVDNKYKKERRSNGLESANKNFLNSAKQNNMTENKPKPATHVAFLKVHKTASSTAQNVFLKFGDENNLTFVLAHTKGESGWLNVISYNNSLTETNIVPPPTGKHFDLLCCHVIYDRKSFETVLPPDTEYIGIVREPISRFQSAVKYFSPHFILKLPGKSPLSIYAKNPLAFEPENPRNSQTNNRMAVEFGFPTELFPGKKLNGSQTEIDNYISKLDKEFKFIIISEKFDDSMVIMKRLLNWHTRNVLYLDKNVGSKITNTRKILPPEDKDKIRKFLYLDTAIYKLAMKRFNQYVEDAGKDFKDEVADFKSMREKVKTFCQVSKAVSMLIQATQWYDEFTVTKNDCKMFTKHEKDLIQKQRFRMYGVLEN; this is encoded by the exons ATGAAAAGAGCAGTTAATAAAAAG ATGATGCGTCTGAAGTTCGAGACAGTGTTATG gACTGTATTCCTGGTGATGTTCATTTATTTAGTGCTTTCTTTCACAATACATGTTCAGTACACGCAACCAGTTTCAACAAGTGAGATATTTCAGCGCCACAAACACCAGAACTTATTGAGCGCAAACGATGAATTTCTCCGAGCACAAGCAGAGGACGCCTTTAATGTTATTGTCGACAACaagtataaaaaagaaagaagaagtaATGGTTTAGAATCTGCTAATAAAAACTTTCTGAATAGTgctaaacaaaataatatgacaGAAAACAAGCCGAAACCAGCTACTCACGTTGCATTCCTGAAGGTGCACAAAACTGCTAGTTCTACCGCGCAGAATGTGTTTCTGAAATTTGGAGATGAAAATAACCTAACATTTGTGTTAGCTCATACTAAAGGGGAGTCAGGCTGGCTTAATGTCATCAGTTACAATAATTCTTTAACGGAAACAAATATTGTTCCACCCCCAACTGGGAAACACTTTGATCTGCTGTGTTGTCACGTGATCTACGACCGGAAGTCATTCGAGACGGTTTTGCCACCAGACACGGAATATATTGGAATTGTTCGGGAGCCTATTTCGCGATTTCAGTCGGCAGTGAAATATTTCAGTCCtcattttattctgaaattaCCAGGGAAATCACCACTCTCGATATACGCTAAAAATCCACTGGCGTTTGAGCCAGAGAATCCGCGTAACTCTCAAACCAATAATCGGATGGCTGTTGAATTCGGATTTCCTACTGAACTATTTCCAGGAAAAAAATTAAACGGTTCACAAACGGAAATAGACAATTACATATCAAAACTGGACAAAGAGTTTAAATTCATAATAATTTCGGAAAAGTTCGACGATTCAATGGTGATAATGAAACGTTTGTTAAACTGGCATACCCGAAATGTTCTATATTTAGACAAAAATGTCGGCAGTAAAATTACTAACACAAGAAAAATTTTACCTCCAGAAGAtaaagacaaaataagaaaattctTATATCTGGATACAGCTATTTATAAACTTGCAATGAAACGATTCAACCAATATGTTGAAGACGCAGGTAAGGATTTTAAAGATGAAGTGGCAGATTTTAAGTCAATGCGCGAAAAAGTGAAAACATTTTGTCAAGTCTCTAAAGCGGTGTCTATGCTTATACAGGCCACACAGTGGTATGACGAGTTTACGGTGACTAAGAATGActgtaaaatgtttacaaaacacgAGAAAGATCTTATACAAAAGCAGAGGTTTAGAATGTACGGCGTTCTGGAAAAttag
- the LOC123561391 gene encoding uncharacterized protein LOC123561391, whose product MQNHDERQKNLTLKEFLHATTEKRDIYSETTAPLKKRKANMMRTYKILSRKKRSITGKITTVLLVCSFLINVYLLVLVPVKTVKIRNIVTLKDKNLDFLKGNNGEHINQIDLDLEINDVKQIDDKGDSNIEQNADANKEKQNVAVLGVKDDKHIDKGKGIKAPANDNKKFNEKVKGGTEICSEYSTWTKHLVVPKTSTDFKNWSFKSKRECPKFSVDKYPTQRHKVSLRCNGPFSKLVTSVTTSTRDITSVEFGNVCLSEAIDHCCLGKKAVPNVVHYIWYADKELGYFQFISFMSALRFLKPCLFLIHGLYIPKGKYWDYFVSISPNIIHVVREKPTMVFGKKLAYEEHASDIMRIEALKLYGGIYLDFDEIVLRPLEPLRKYDYTQGHERDVTMGSQLVLAKKNATFLNYWYNSYRDDYKKSWAWNALWVPEKLSKQYPSLIHVEGYNFTRPNWQHVDLIFKQNYDWSTNYGMHMYIRWYKNETNNVIIRTLNTTIGAVCRHVLFGNKELCVK is encoded by the exons aTGCAAAACCATGATGAAAGACAGAAAAATCTAACACTGAAGGAATTTTTGCACGCAACGACAGAGAAGAGAGACATATATTCGGAAACCACAGCACCGTTGAAGAAGCGAAAAGCGAACATGATGCgtacatataaaatattgtcAAGAAAGAAACGTTCTATAACTGGTAAAATCACCACTGTACTGCTCGTATGCAGCTTTCTGATCAATGTCTACCTGCTCGTCCTAGTTCCGGTAAAAACAGTGAAAATCAGAA atatcgTCACATTGAAGGATAAAAACTTGGACTTTCTAAAGGGAAATAATGGGGAGCATATAAATCAGATAGACCTAGATCTAGAAataaatgatgtaaaacaaattgatGACAAAGGTGATtcaaatatagaacaaaatgctgatgcaaataaagaaaaacaaaacgttGCTGTCCTCGGTGTAAAAGATGATAAACATATAGATAAAGGAAAGGGAATTAAAGCACCAGCAAATGATaacaagaaatttaatgaaaaggTTAAAGGAGGCACTGAAATATGTTCAGAATATTCAACATGGACGAAACATTTAGTTGTTCCAAAGACTTCTACAGATTTCAAAAACTGGAGTTTTAAATCAAAACGAGAGTGTCCAAAATTTTCGGTAGACAAATATCCAACTCAACGGCATAAAGTTTCTTTACGCTGCAATGGTCCATTTTCAAAACTAGTCACATCAGTAACTACATCAACACGTGATATAACTTCAGTTGAATTCGGCAACGTGTGTTTATCGGAAGCCATAGATCATTGCTGTCTGGGGAAAAAGGCTGTTCCAAATGTCGTACACTACATTTGGTACGCCGACAAAGAATTAGGATACTTTCAATTTATTAGTTTTATGAGTGCCTTAAGATTCTTAAAGCCATGTTTATTTCTTATTCACGGTCTATATATCCCAAAAGGGAAATATTGGGACTATTTTGTTAGTATTTCGCCGAATATAATTCACGTTGTGAGGGAAAAACCTACAATGGTGTTTGGAAAGAAATTGGCCTACGAGGAACATGCATCAGATATCATGAGAATTGAAGCCTTAAAAT tatacGGTGGTATATATCTCGACTTTGACGAAATTGTGCTTCGGCCTCTGGAGCCGTTGAGAAAATATGATTACACACAGGGTCACGAGCGTGACGTCACTATGGGATCACAGTTAGTTCTCGCGAaaaagaatgctacatttctcaaCTACTGGTATAACAGTTATCGTGATGATTATAAAAAATCTTGGGCATGGAATGCGTTATGGGTGCCTGagaaattatcaaaacaatatcCTAGTCTAATTCACGTGGAAGGATACAACTTCACGCGCCCTAATTGGCAACACGTGGACCTCATTTTCAAACAGAATTATGATTGGTCGACGAACTATGGTATGCATATGTATATACGATGGTACAAAAACGAGACCAATAATGTAATTATTCGTACTCTAAACACAACTATAGGAGCTGTGTGTCGGCACGTGCTGTTTGGAAATAAGGAGCTATGTGTTAAGTAA
- the LOC123561393 gene encoding galactose-3-O-sulfotransferase 2-like isoform X2, translating to MFIYLVLSFTIHVQYTQPVSTSEIFQRHKHQNLLSANDEFLRAQAEDAFNVIVDNKYKKERRSNGLESANKNFLNSAKQNNMTENKPKPATHVAFLKVHKTASSTAQNVFLKFGDENNLTFVLAHTKGESGWLNVISYNNSLTETNIVPPPTGKHFDLLCCHVIYDRKSFETVLPPDTEYIGIVREPISRFQSAVKYFSPHFILKLPGKSPLSIYAKNPLAFEPENPRNSQTNNRMAVEFGFPTELFPGKKLNGSQTEIDNYISKLDKEFKFIIISEKFDDSMVIMKRLLNWHTRNVLYLDKNVGSKITNTRKILPPEDKDKIRKFLYLDTAIYKLAMKRFNQYVEDAGKDFKDEVADFKSMREKVKTFCQVSKAVSMLIQATQWYDEFTVTKNDCKMFTKHEKDLIQKQRFRMYGVLEN from the coding sequence ATGTTCATTTATTTAGTGCTTTCTTTCACAATACATGTTCAGTACACGCAACCAGTTTCAACAAGTGAGATATTTCAGCGCCACAAACACCAGAACTTATTGAGCGCAAACGATGAATTTCTCCGAGCACAAGCAGAGGACGCCTTTAATGTTATTGTCGACAACaagtataaaaaagaaagaagaagtaATGGTTTAGAATCTGCTAATAAAAACTTTCTGAATAGTgctaaacaaaataatatgacaGAAAACAAGCCGAAACCAGCTACTCACGTTGCATTCCTGAAGGTGCACAAAACTGCTAGTTCTACCGCGCAGAATGTGTTTCTGAAATTTGGAGATGAAAATAACCTAACATTTGTGTTAGCTCATACTAAAGGGGAGTCAGGCTGGCTTAATGTCATCAGTTACAATAATTCTTTAACGGAAACAAATATTGTTCCACCCCCAACTGGGAAACACTTTGATCTGCTGTGTTGTCACGTGATCTACGACCGGAAGTCATTCGAGACGGTTTTGCCACCAGACACGGAATATATTGGAATTGTTCGGGAGCCTATTTCGCGATTTCAGTCGGCAGTGAAATATTTCAGTCCtcattttattctgaaattaCCAGGGAAATCACCACTCTCGATATACGCTAAAAATCCACTGGCGTTTGAGCCAGAGAATCCGCGTAACTCTCAAACCAATAATCGGATGGCTGTTGAATTCGGATTTCCTACTGAACTATTTCCAGGAAAAAAATTAAACGGTTCACAAACGGAAATAGACAATTACATATCAAAACTGGACAAAGAGTTTAAATTCATAATAATTTCGGAAAAGTTCGACGATTCAATGGTGATAATGAAACGTTTGTTAAACTGGCATACCCGAAATGTTCTATATTTAGACAAAAATGTCGGCAGTAAAATTACTAACACAAGAAAAATTTTACCTCCAGAAGAtaaagacaaaataagaaaattctTATATCTGGATACAGCTATTTATAAACTTGCAATGAAACGATTCAACCAATATGTTGAAGACGCAGGTAAGGATTTTAAAGATGAAGTGGCAGATTTTAAGTCAATGCGCGAAAAAGTGAAAACATTTTGTCAAGTCTCTAAAGCGGTGTCTATGCTTATACAGGCCACACAGTGGTATGACGAGTTTACGGTGACTAAGAATGActgtaaaatgtttacaaaacacgAGAAAGATCTTATACAAAAGCAGAGGTTTAGAATGTACGGCGTTCTGGAAAAttag